A DNA window from Labeo rohita strain BAU-BD-2019 unplaced genomic scaffold, IGBB_LRoh.1.0 scaffold_543, whole genome shotgun sequence contains the following coding sequences:
- the LOC127161099 gene encoding uncharacterized protein LOC127161099 isoform X3 — protein sequence MYRFTGVRVLSTVMMMKTLLLLTVCHMGDAADTVTGITGGSVIINCVYSHENVKTRENAKSFCKMLDSECTTVTEVKNDLWIPEERFSMIDDKSLGLVNVLIRNLTVNDSGTYRCKADSTWFQEVKFNVEQESCCVTSEEQTAYILGTAVIHCKYPEKYKDHPKHLYKVENGSLVSLIHIFGGSDTNERFSLNDNEQKHVLTATIANVSRRDDGVYFCGTGNTPHAFLFKEIQLHVSGDKGKARTDASVQSDLYIIILVVMCLILLLAGGLTLLLLNQRCKKTHGSGSSHQGNMREGDDEGVSSPHYEVVSDSGNTPLRPSAQKPISLNTVYDTARLPTNPSDSDFYTLAEQPQNMTSVWLRGVVRVLVENLLTEEVSFIMCLFEVELNLYVIMYLWILIIFIIVHYIAAYLQSVFTLVTVFLLSFQSTHTVCYYEPLVCTDSYGLGPYDPHLTYSIVIFQTTDHC from the exons ATGTACAGATTCACAGGAGTGAGAGTTTTATCAacagtgatgatgatgaagaccctcctcctcctcacagTCT gtcaCATGGGTGATGCTGCTGACACTGTGACTGGCATCACAGGAGGAAGTGTCATCATCAACTGTGTGTATAGTCATGAAAATGTGAAGACCAGAGAAAATGCAAAAAGCTTTTGCAAAATGTTAGACAGCGAATGTACAACGGTGACAGAAGTGAAGAATGATTTATGGATCCCAGAAGAGAGATTCTCTATGATTGATGATAAATCTCTGGGTCTGGTTAATGTGCTCATTAGAAACCTGACCGTAAATGACAGCGGGACATACAGATGTAAAGCCGACAGCACGTGGTTTCAGGAGGTGAAATTCAATGTGGAACAAg AGTCGTGTTGTGTGACGTCAGAGGAACAGACTGCTTATATATTAGGAACTGCTGTCATCCACTGCAAATATCCAGAAAAATATAAAGATCACCCAAAGCATTTGTACAAAGTGGAGAATGGATCATTAGTGTCTCTTATTCATATATTTGGAGGTTCAGACACCAATGAGAGATTTTCTCTGAATGATAATGAACAGAAGCATGTCCTCACTGCAACTATTGCCAATGTGAGTAGACGTGATGATGGGGTGTATTTCTGTGGAACAGGCAACACACCACATGCTTTCCTTTTCAAAGAGATTCAACTTCATGTTTCAG GCGACAAAGGAAAAGCAAGAACAGATGCTTCAGTCCAGTCTG ATCTCTACATCATCATTTTAGTGGTTATGTGTTTGATTCTGTTGCTAGCCGGAGGACTGACTTTGTTGTTGCTCAATCAGAGATGTAAAAAGACGCACG GTTCAGGCTCATCACATCAGGGGAACATGAGAGAGGGTGATGATGAG GGAGTCTCATCTCCTCATTATGAAGTGGTCTCAGACTCTGGAAACACACCATTACGCCCGTCTGCTCAGAAGCCCATCAGTTTAAACACGGTTTATGACACGGCACGTTTACCCACAAACCCCTCTGACAGTGATTTCTACACACTGGCTGAACAGCCTCAAAATATGACAT CAGTGTGGCTAAGAGGTGTCGTTCGTGTCTTGGTCGAAAATCTGCTCACTGAAGAGGTCAGTTTCATCATGTGTCTGTTTGAGGTCGAGCTTAATCTCTATGTAATCATGTATTTGTGGATTCTTATCATCTTTATTATTGTTCACTATATTGCTGCTTATCTCCAGTCTGTTTTTACTCTGGTGACTGTCTTTCTTCTGTCATTTCAGTCCACTCATACTGTGTGTTATTATGAACCGCTCGTTTGCACAGACAGCTACGGTTTGGGCCCCTACGATCCTCACCTCACCTATTCCATCGTCATATTTCAAACTACAGACCATTGTTGA
- the LOC127161099 gene encoding uncharacterized protein LOC127161099 isoform X1 — MYRFTEVRVLSTVMMMKTLLFFMICLIKGHMGDAADTVTGITGGSVIINCVYSHENVKTRENAKSFCKMLDSECTTVTEVKNDLWIPEERFSMIDDKSLGLVNVLIRNLTVNDSGTYRCKADSTWFQEVKFNVEQESCCVTSEEQTAYILGTAVIHCKYPEKYKDHPKHLYKVENGSLVSLIHIFGGSDTNERFSLNDNEQKHVLTATIANVSRRDDGVYFCGTGNTPHAFLFKEIQLHVSGDKGKARTDASVQSDLYIIILVVMCLILLLAGGLTLLLLNQRCKKTHGSGSSHQGNMREGDDEGVSSPHYEVVSDSGNTPLRPSAQKPISLNTVYDTARLPTNPSDSDFYTLAEQPQNMTSVWLRGVVRVLVENLLTEEVSFIMCLFEVELNLYVIMYLWILIIFIIVHYIAAYLQSVFTLVTVFLLSFQSTHTVCYYEPLVCTDSYGLGPYDPHLTYSIVIFQTTDHC; from the exons gtcaCATGGGTGATGCTGCTGACACTGTGACTGGCATCACAGGAGGAAGTGTCATCATCAACTGTGTGTATAGTCATGAAAATGTGAAGACCAGAGAAAATGCAAAAAGCTTTTGCAAAATGTTAGACAGCGAATGTACAACGGTGACAGAAGTGAAGAATGATTTATGGATCCCAGAAGAGAGATTCTCTATGATTGATGATAAATCTCTGGGTCTGGTTAATGTGCTCATTAGAAACCTGACCGTAAATGACAGCGGGACATACAGATGTAAAGCCGACAGCACGTGGTTTCAGGAGGTGAAATTCAATGTGGAACAAg AGTCGTGTTGTGTGACGTCAGAGGAACAGACTGCTTATATATTAGGAACTGCTGTCATCCACTGCAAATATCCAGAAAAATATAAAGATCACCCAAAGCATTTGTACAAAGTGGAGAATGGATCATTAGTGTCTCTTATTCATATATTTGGAGGTTCAGACACCAATGAGAGATTTTCTCTGAATGATAATGAACAGAAGCATGTCCTCACTGCAACTATTGCCAATGTGAGTAGACGTGATGATGGGGTGTATTTCTGTGGAACAGGCAACACACCACATGCTTTCCTTTTCAAAGAGATTCAACTTCATGTTTCAG GCGACAAAGGAAAAGCAAGAACAGATGCTTCAGTCCAGTCTG ATCTCTACATCATCATTTTAGTGGTTATGTGTTTGATTCTGTTGCTAGCCGGAGGACTGACTTTGTTGTTGCTCAATCAGAGATGTAAAAAGACGCACG GTTCAGGCTCATCACATCAGGGGAACATGAGAGAGGGTGATGATGAG GGAGTCTCATCTCCTCATTATGAAGTGGTCTCAGACTCTGGAAACACACCATTACGCCCGTCTGCTCAGAAGCCCATCAGTTTAAACACGGTTTATGACACGGCACGTTTACCCACAAACCCCTCTGACAGTGATTTCTACACACTGGCTGAACAGCCTCAAAATATGACAT CAGTGTGGCTAAGAGGTGTCGTTCGTGTCTTGGTCGAAAATCTGCTCACTGAAGAGGTCAGTTTCATCATGTGTCTGTTTGAGGTCGAGCTTAATCTCTATGTAATCATGTATTTGTGGATTCTTATCATCTTTATTATTGTTCACTATATTGCTGCTTATCTCCAGTCTGTTTTTACTCTGGTGACTGTCTTTCTTCTGTCATTTCAGTCCACTCATACTGTGTGTTATTATGAACCGCTCGTTTGCACAGACAGCTACGGTTTGGGCCCCTACGATCCTCACCTCACCTATTCCATCGTCATATTTCAAACTACAGACCATTGTTGA
- the LOC127161099 gene encoding uncharacterized protein LOC127161099 isoform X2: MYRFTGARVLSTVMMMKTLLFFTICLINGHMGDAADTVTGITGGSVIINCVYSHENVKTRENAKSFCKMLDSECTTVTEVKNDLWIPEERFSMIDDKSLGLVNVLIRNLTVNDSGTYRCKADSTWFQEVKFNVEQESCCVTSEEQTAYILGTAVIHCKYPEKYKDHPKHLYKVENGSLVSLIHIFGGSDTNERFSLNDNEQKHVLTATIANVSRRDDGVYFCGTGNTPHAFLFKEIQLHVSGDKGKARTDASVQSDLYIIILVVMCLILLLAGGLTLLLLNQRCKKTHGSGSSHQGNMREGDDEGVSSPHYEVVSDSGNTPLRPSAQKPISLNTVYDTARLPTNPSDSDFYTLAEQPQNMTSVWLRGVVRVLVENLLTEEVSFIMCLFEVELNLYVIMYLWILIIFIIVHYIAAYLQSVFTLVTVFLLSFQSTHTVCYYEPLVCTDSYGLGPYDPHLTYSIVIFQTTDHC; the protein is encoded by the exons gtcaCATGGGTGATGCTGCTGACACTGTGACTGGCATCACAGGAGGAAGTGTCATCATCAACTGTGTGTATAGTCATGAAAATGTGAAGACCAGAGAAAATGCAAAAAGCTTTTGCAAAATGTTAGACAGCGAATGTACAACGGTGACAGAAGTGAAGAATGATTTATGGATCCCAGAAGAGAGATTCTCTATGATTGATGATAAATCTCTGGGTCTGGTTAATGTGCTCATTAGAAACCTGACCGTAAATGACAGCGGGACATACAGATGTAAAGCCGACAGCACGTGGTTTCAGGAGGTGAAATTCAATGTGGAACAAg AGTCGTGTTGTGTGACGTCAGAGGAACAGACTGCTTATATATTAGGAACTGCTGTCATCCACTGCAAATATCCAGAAAAATATAAAGATCACCCAAAGCATTTGTACAAAGTGGAGAATGGATCATTAGTGTCTCTTATTCATATATTTGGAGGTTCAGACACCAATGAGAGATTTTCTCTGAATGATAATGAACAGAAGCATGTCCTCACTGCAACTATTGCCAATGTGAGTAGACGTGATGATGGGGTGTATTTCTGTGGAACAGGCAACACACCACATGCTTTCCTTTTCAAAGAGATTCAACTTCATGTTTCAG GCGACAAAGGAAAAGCAAGAACAGATGCTTCAGTCCAGTCTG ATCTCTACATCATCATTTTAGTGGTTATGTGTTTGATTCTGTTGCTAGCCGGAGGACTGACTTTGTTGTTGCTCAATCAGAGATGTAAAAAGACGCACG GTTCAGGCTCATCACATCAGGGGAACATGAGAGAGGGTGATGATGAG GGAGTCTCATCTCCTCATTATGAAGTGGTCTCAGACTCTGGAAACACACCATTACGCCCGTCTGCTCAGAAGCCCATCAGTTTAAACACGGTTTATGACACGGCACGTTTACCCACAAACCCCTCTGACAGTGATTTCTACACACTGGCTGAACAGCCTCAAAATATGACAT CAGTGTGGCTAAGAGGTGTCGTTCGTGTCTTGGTCGAAAATCTGCTCACTGAAGAGGTCAGTTTCATCATGTGTCTGTTTGAGGTCGAGCTTAATCTCTATGTAATCATGTATTTGTGGATTCTTATCATCTTTATTATTGTTCACTATATTGCTGCTTATCTCCAGTCTGTTTTTACTCTGGTGACTGTCTTTCTTCTGTCATTTCAGTCCACTCATACTGTGTGTTATTATGAACCGCTCGTTTGCACAGACAGCTACGGTTTGGGCCCCTACGATCCTCACCTCACCTATTCCATCGTCATATTTCAAACTACAGACCATTGTTGA